In a single window of the Flavobacterium sp. W4I14 genome:
- a CDS encoding ribosome-associated translation inhibitor RaiA (product_source=COG1544; cog=COG1544; pfam=PF02482; superfamily=69754): MTIQLNTDKNLTIHQEYDEKIQTQLNEGLSRYSDLITRLEVHLSDENGSKEGLDDKRCLLEARITGKEPIAVTNMGNTYDLAITGALTKLKSTLEKVAGKMKAH, encoded by the coding sequence ATGACGATCCAATTGAATACCGACAAAAACTTAACCATACACCAGGAATACGACGAAAAAATCCAGACACAGTTAAATGAAGGCTTGAGCAGATACAGCGATCTAATTACGCGCTTAGAAGTTCATTTATCAGATGAGAACGGCAGTAAGGAGGGCTTAGATGATAAAAGATGTTTATTAGAGGCCAGAATAACCGGAAAAGAACCTATAGCCGTTACCAATATGGGCAACACCTATGATTTGGCTATTACGGGTGCTTTAACAAAATTAAAAAGTACACTCGAAAAAGTGGCAGGAAAGATGAAAGCACATTAA
- a CDS encoding chorismate dehydratase (product_source=KO:K11782; cog=COG1427; ko=KO:K11782; pfam=PF02621; superfamily=53850) — MNKIKISAVAYTNTKAFIYGLEHSDIINRIDLSLDIPSDCAAKVINGQVDIGLMPVAAIPLVPNANIVADYCIGSDGGVNSVFIFSEVPAQEIKTVRLDTHSRTSNNLAKVLLKFHWKKEVEFTTDPAAKTDAFVLIGDRTFGKKEDFAYAYDMGEEWKNFTGLPFMYAAWVANKEISQEFKAEFNAALKFGLAHRKNVLQELPEVPNFDLEDYLYHKLQFEVNDDRKKALNLFLGYIEELEKVSI, encoded by the coding sequence TTGAATAAGATTAAAATATCGGCCGTTGCCTATACCAATACCAAAGCTTTTATATACGGATTAGAACATTCGGACATTATAAATAGGATTGATTTAAGTTTAGATATTCCTTCAGATTGCGCAGCTAAAGTAATTAACGGTCAGGTTGATATCGGTTTAATGCCCGTAGCAGCCATTCCTTTGGTTCCAAATGCCAATATTGTAGCCGATTATTGTATTGGTAGTGATGGAGGTGTAAATTCTGTATTCATTTTTAGTGAAGTTCCCGCCCAGGAGATTAAAACGGTAAGATTGGATACCCACTCGCGTACATCGAATAATTTAGCCAAAGTATTGCTGAAGTTCCACTGGAAAAAAGAAGTGGAGTTTACTACAGACCCTGCTGCAAAAACAGATGCATTTGTTTTAATCGGCGATAGGACCTTTGGTAAAAAAGAAGACTTCGCTTACGCTTACGATATGGGTGAAGAGTGGAAAAACTTTACCGGATTACCATTTATGTATGCTGCCTGGGTGGCCAATAAAGAAATCTCGCAAGAATTTAAGGCTGAATTTAATGCTGCTTTAAAATTTGGTTTAGCACATAGAAAAAATGTTTTACAGGAATTACCTGAAGTGCCGAATTTCGACCTGGAAGATTACCTGTATCACAAACTTCAATTTGAGGTTAACGATGATAGAAAGAAAGCGCTAAACCTATTTTTGGGATATATTGAAGAATTGGAAAAAGTAAGTATATAA
- a CDS encoding broad specificity phosphatase PhoE (product_source=COG0406; cath_funfam=3.40.50.1240; cog=COG0406; ko=KO:K22305; pfam=PF00300; smart=SM00855; superfamily=53254), producing MKEIYIIRHGETELNRQGIVQGRGINSDLNDLGRAQAEAFYQTYKNVPFDKIYTSDLKRTWQTVQKFIDSGLPCEKLSGLDELAWGVWEGKPNTEDARDAFRDMLQSWQDGDYTAHFEGGESVQDVYERLKQPMEVLMSRPEEKTVLLCMHGRAMRVFLCLLLGKPLSEMTEFPHQNTVLYKMGFEDGKFTVLEFNSAVHLDGLVIG from the coding sequence ATGAAGGAAATATACATTATACGCCACGGCGAAACGGAACTTAACAGACAAGGCATAGTACAGGGCAGAGGTATAAATTCTGACTTAAATGATTTAGGTAGGGCACAGGCAGAAGCGTTTTATCAAACCTATAAAAATGTCCCTTTTGATAAGATTTACACTTCTGATTTAAAACGTACCTGGCAAACCGTGCAGAAGTTTATTGATTCGGGATTACCCTGTGAAAAACTTTCGGGTTTAGACGAATTGGCCTGGGGCGTTTGGGAAGGAAAACCGAATACAGAAGATGCACGTGATGCTTTTCGTGATATGCTACAGAGCTGGCAGGATGGTGATTATACAGCCCATTTCGAGGGTGGCGAGAGCGTTCAGGATGTTTACGAACGTTTAAAACAGCCTATGGAAGTTTTGATGAGCAGACCTGAAGAAAAAACAGTTTTACTTTGCATGCACGGTAGAGCAATGCGCGTTTTCTTATGTTTATTGTTAGGTAAACCGCTAAGCGAAATGACTGAGTTTCCACATCAAAATACGGTGCTTTATAAAATGGGTTTCGAAGATGGAAAATTTACTGTTCTTGAATTTAATAGTGCCGTTCATTTAGACGGTTTAGTAATTGGATAA
- a CDS encoding aminodeoxyfutalosine synthase (product_source=KO:K18285; cath_funfam=3.20.20.70; cog=COG1060; ko=KO:K18285; pfam=PF04055,PF19288; superfamily=102114; tigrfam=TIGR03700), whose amino-acid sequence MNTTEQVEKILADTNLSTELQNIAHKVLQGERITFDEGVHLYEHAELGYLGVLANFIREQKHGDKTYFNRNFHLEPTNLCVYDCKFCSYSRLIKQKEEGWALTMEQMLDIVKKYDGEPVTEVHIVGGVLPQYDVAFYSALFTAIKQHRPDLHVKALTPVEYHYIFKKAKIDYATGMRLMKEAGLESIPGGGAEIFHPEIREQIAKDKCTGQQWLDIHEEWHKLGMRSNATMLYGHIEKYWHRVDHMEKLRELQDRTGGFQTFIPLKFRNQHNQMSNVPETSVIEDLRNYAIARIYMDNFDHIKAYWAMISRETAQLSLNYGVDDIDGTLDDTTKIYSMAGAEEQTPAMSTKELVNLIKQVGRKAIERDTLYNVVTDFEHVVFEEEKKPQYYKLPVVN is encoded by the coding sequence ATGAATACAACTGAGCAAGTTGAAAAAATATTAGCTGATACCAATTTATCAACTGAATTACAAAACATAGCACACAAAGTCCTTCAGGGAGAACGAATTACCTTCGATGAAGGCGTTCACTTGTACGAACATGCAGAACTGGGTTACCTTGGTGTTCTGGCAAATTTTATCCGCGAACAAAAACACGGTGATAAAACTTATTTCAACCGGAACTTCCATTTAGAACCTACCAATCTTTGTGTTTACGACTGCAAATTTTGCTCCTACTCCCGTTTAATTAAACAAAAAGAGGAAGGCTGGGCCTTAACCATGGAGCAGATGCTCGATATCGTTAAAAAATATGATGGCGAACCTGTAACCGAAGTACATATTGTAGGTGGGGTACTTCCTCAATACGATGTGGCCTTTTATTCTGCTTTATTTACCGCTATTAAACAGCATCGCCCTGATTTGCACGTGAAGGCATTAACGCCTGTGGAGTACCACTATATCTTTAAGAAAGCCAAAATCGATTATGCAACAGGCATGCGTTTGATGAAAGAAGCCGGACTAGAATCAATACCAGGTGGAGGAGCAGAGATTTTTCACCCTGAAATCAGAGAACAGATTGCTAAAGACAAATGTACTGGTCAGCAATGGTTAGATATACATGAAGAATGGCACAAACTCGGTATGCGCAGTAATGCCACCATGCTTTATGGTCATATCGAAAAATATTGGCACCGGGTAGATCATATGGAGAAATTACGCGAATTACAGGATCGCACAGGTGGTTTCCAGACGTTTATTCCGCTAAAATTCAGAAATCAACATAACCAGATGAGTAATGTGCCTGAAACTTCAGTGATTGAAGACTTAAGGAATTACGCCATCGCTCGTATTTACATGGACAATTTCGATCATATTAAAGCTTATTGGGCAATGATCAGTCGTGAAACAGCTCAGTTATCCTTAAATTATGGTGTTGATGATATAGACGGAACCTTGGATGATACCACCAAAATATATTCAATGGCCGGTGCTGAAGAGCAAACACCTGCAATGAGCACCAAAGAGCTGGTGAATCTGATTAAACAAGTGGGGAGAAAAGCAATAGAACGCGATACTTTATATAATGTGGTTACCGATTTCGAACATGTAGTTTTCGAAGAAGAAAAGAAACCTCAATACTATAAGCTACCCGTTGTGAATTAA
- a CDS encoding hypothetical protein (product_source=Hypo-rule applied; cleavage_site_network=SignalP-noTM), with translation MKRLFIAIAIACSTLVMLQSCNTAKRVTAGVTGSRGTVVREWVVSNVALEGLPDGAVQGLFGEKSYKCFQGSTWNLTNSGNGSYTLPASSACGSVMQTIFWSAAPKDQTFQFKKIFEGDKAKNVTEGYRLVLTDLSSTQMILKSPIEFGGKTANIVLTFVPAAR, from the coding sequence ATGAAAAGATTATTTATAGCTATCGCAATAGCATGTTCTACTTTAGTAATGTTACAAAGTTGTAATACTGCAAAAAGAGTAACTGCAGGTGTAACAGGTAGCAGAGGTACAGTTGTTCGCGAATGGGTAGTGAGTAATGTAGCTTTGGAAGGATTACCTGATGGGGCTGTTCAAGGTTTATTCGGAGAGAAATCTTACAAATGTTTTCAGGGAAGTACATGGAACTTAACCAATAGTGGTAATGGTTCTTACACTTTGCCTGCATCAAGTGCTTGTGGTTCGGTAATGCAGACTATTTTCTGGTCGGCAGCGCCTAAAGATCAAACCTTCCAGTTTAAAAAAATATTTGAAGGTGATAAAGCTAAAAACGTAACAGAAGGTTACCGTTTAGTATTAACTGATCTTTCCAGCACACAAATGATCTTGAAATCGCCAATCGAATTTGGTGGTAAAACTGCAAACATTGTTTTGACGTTTGTACCAGCAGCAAGATAG
- a CDS encoding cystathionine gamma-synthase (product_source=KO:K01739; cath_funfam=3.40.640.10,3.90.1150.10; cog=COG0626; ko=KO:K01739; pfam=PF01053; superfamily=53383) codes for MKPETLAIHASNLVKSITGDVTLPINLSTTFFRDEDGGYPGGHMYSRVSNPNRSALENTVAKLEYGEDAAAFSSGNTCGMVLFQALKPGSHIIAPDDMYWGIKKQLLTIFNDSLEFDFVDQTDLNLIQSSIKPNTKLIWIETPSNPLLKITDIEEIAKIAKAKNITMACDSTFASPILQNPILLGADIVMHSSTKYLGGHSDVLGGILVTAKKDALWEKIKNIQQTGGAVPSPFDCFLLTRSIKTLAYRMKGHCENGKIIADYLNRHPNVEAVFYPGLESHPQHEIAKKQMKDFGGMMSFLVKGDVEAAHKVANKVQLFAQATSLGGVESLIEHRYSVEGPDSKTPKNLLRISVGLEHVDDIIADLAQALG; via the coding sequence ATGAAACCCGAAACCCTTGCTATTCACGCTTCTAATCTTGTAAAAAGCATTACCGGCGATGTTACCCTACCTATTAATCTATCAACAACTTTTTTTCGCGACGAAGATGGAGGTTATCCCGGAGGGCACATGTATAGCAGGGTAAGCAATCCAAACCGGTCTGCTTTAGAAAACACTGTAGCCAAATTAGAATATGGCGAAGATGCTGCTGCTTTTTCTTCGGGGAATACGTGTGGTATGGTTTTGTTCCAGGCCTTAAAACCTGGTAGCCACATTATTGCACCTGATGATATGTATTGGGGAATTAAAAAACAACTACTTACTATTTTTAACGATAGTTTGGAATTTGATTTTGTTGACCAAACTGATTTAAACCTGATCCAATCAAGCATCAAACCTAACACCAAATTGATCTGGATCGAAACCCCATCTAACCCATTATTAAAGATTACCGATATAGAAGAAATTGCCAAAATAGCAAAAGCTAAAAACATTACAATGGCCTGCGACAGCACCTTTGCTTCGCCTATTTTACAAAATCCGATTTTATTGGGAGCTGATATTGTAATGCATAGCAGTACCAAATACCTGGGTGGCCATAGCGATGTACTTGGCGGGATTTTAGTAACAGCAAAAAAAGATGCGTTATGGGAGAAAATCAAAAACATACAGCAAACGGGTGGTGCGGTTCCTTCTCCCTTCGATTGTTTTCTGTTAACCAGAAGCATTAAAACACTGGCTTACCGCATGAAAGGCCACTGTGAAAATGGAAAAATTATCGCTGACTATTTAAACCGACATCCAAATGTTGAAGCTGTTTTTTATCCAGGTTTGGAAAGTCACCCACAGCACGAAATTGCTAAAAAACAAATGAAAGATTTTGGTGGAATGATGTCGTTCTTGGTTAAGGGAGATGTTGAAGCGGCTCACAAAGTGGCAAATAAGGTTCAGTTATTTGCTCAGGCTACCAGTTTAGGAGGTGTAGAGAGTTTAATTGAGCACCGTTATTCGGTGGAAGGTCCTGATAGTAAAACACCAAAAAATTTACTCCGTATTTCTGTAGGCTTAGAACATGTGGATGATATTATCGCTGATTTAGCGCAGGCATTAGGTTAA
- a CDS encoding hypothetical protein (product_source=Hypo-rule applied; cleavage_site_network=SignalP-noTM; transmembrane_helix_parts=Inside_1_6,TMhelix_7_29,Outside_30_338), translating into MMKNTKSLCLGLLFTIACLNNVNAQFGGLKDKLLKVGTAQGAKALGVDKFLKQPAAITTNFEDVNRAGEKLPDFINSLNLKAQPLYLLPKNPDGGFVLCEGLYEMTNKSYCLKAGTFAPSKGDGYMFAPVLGPKEEIVVSILKSAEKHPDVDQHDIQALLWTIIARTKFADFNGQVKVTAIKLLTPKQLTQLEGGALGVLPFDVMEKAKDQLPSGVKAVFEAENNIRQLVSSGNYTYADMEKYAIIAGMAPPRSDVPSGIWTKHPDGYYVRYFPSGYSITKVQVYVPKELLAGGTKLIYDAAGDIACPANTGSQRLAQTNEPLEANYSLKLTTICNPK; encoded by the coding sequence ATGATGAAAAATACAAAATCCTTATGTCTAGGCCTATTGTTTACTATCGCTTGTTTAAATAATGTAAACGCTCAATTCGGGGGCTTAAAAGATAAATTGTTAAAAGTGGGCACTGCCCAGGGCGCTAAAGCTTTAGGCGTAGACAAGTTTTTAAAACAACCTGCTGCCATTACCACTAATTTTGAAGACGTAAATAGAGCAGGCGAAAAGCTGCCTGATTTTATTAATTCATTAAATTTAAAAGCTCAGCCCTTGTATTTGCTGCCTAAAAATCCAGATGGTGGTTTTGTGCTTTGCGAGGGGCTTTACGAAATGACCAATAAAAGTTATTGTCTAAAAGCCGGAACTTTTGCCCCATCAAAGGGTGATGGTTACATGTTTGCACCTGTTTTAGGCCCTAAAGAAGAAATTGTGGTTTCAATACTGAAAAGCGCTGAGAAACATCCTGATGTAGACCAACACGATATTCAGGCATTATTATGGACCATTATTGCCAGAACAAAATTTGCCGATTTTAATGGACAGGTTAAAGTAACTGCCATTAAATTGTTAACACCAAAACAACTTACACAATTGGAAGGTGGTGCTTTAGGTGTTTTGCCTTTCGATGTTATGGAGAAGGCTAAAGATCAGTTACCATCAGGGGTGAAGGCTGTTTTTGAAGCAGAAAATAATATCCGTCAACTCGTGTCGTCTGGAAACTACACTTATGCCGATATGGAAAAATATGCCATTATAGCGGGTATGGCGCCGCCACGAAGCGACGTGCCAAGTGGTATCTGGACCAAACATCCTGACGGTTATTATGTGCGTTATTTTCCTTCTGGTTATTCGATCACCAAGGTGCAGGTTTATGTACCTAAAGAATTATTGGCCGGTGGTACAAAATTAATATATGATGCTGCTGGTGACATTGCCTGCCCGGCTAATACGGGATCGCAGCGTTTAGCGCAAACGAATGAGCCACTGGAGGCAAATTATTCGTTGAAGTTGACTACGATTTGTAATCCTAAATAG
- a CDS encoding O-acetylhomoserine/O-acetylserine sulfhydrylase (product_source=KO:K17069; cath_funfam=3.40.640.10,3.90.1150.10; cog=COG2873; ko=KO:K17069; pfam=PF01053; superfamily=53383; tigrfam=TIGR01326) — MSTSYKFETLQLHAGQEIDPTTGSRAVPIYQTTSYGFKNAEHGANLFALKEFGNIYTRIMNPTNDVFEKRIAALEGGVAALAVASGQAAQFIALNNILEAGDSIISSSHIYGGTYNQFKVAFKRLGIHVDFANPDVPEEFESKITDKTKAIFLETIGNPAFSVPDFEKIAAIAKKYDLPLVVDNTFGAGGYLFKPLEHGANIVVESATKWIGGHGTSIGGVIVDGGNYNWGNGKFPQFSEPSEGYHGLVFSDVFGIGGPFGNIQFIIRARVEGLRDLGPALSPFNSFLLLQGLETLSLRVQRHVDNALALATWLENHPLVKEVQYPGLASSKYNNLAKKYLSNGFGAVLSFELAGSKENATQVIDNLKLVSHLANVGDAKTLIIQPSATTHQQLSETEQLAAGVKPNALRVSVGIEHIDDIKADFEQAFATINATVPAENLQA; from the coding sequence ATGTCAACATCATATAAATTTGAAACTTTACAATTACACGCTGGCCAGGAAATAGATCCAACAACAGGATCAAGAGCTGTTCCCATTTACCAAACTACTTCTTATGGATTTAAAAATGCCGAACATGGGGCTAATTTATTTGCATTAAAAGAGTTTGGCAATATCTACACCAGGATCATGAATCCTACCAACGATGTTTTCGAAAAACGTATTGCCGCTTTAGAAGGTGGCGTAGCTGCTTTGGCAGTGGCATCAGGGCAAGCCGCTCAATTTATCGCGTTAAATAATATATTGGAGGCTGGTGATAGCATTATTTCTTCATCTCACATTTACGGAGGAACCTATAATCAATTCAAAGTAGCTTTTAAGCGCTTGGGTATTCATGTCGATTTTGCCAATCCAGATGTACCTGAAGAATTTGAAAGCAAAATTACCGATAAAACCAAAGCAATCTTTTTGGAAACCATTGGCAACCCGGCATTTAGTGTGCCTGATTTCGAAAAAATTGCCGCAATTGCAAAAAAATACGATCTACCTTTAGTGGTCGACAATACTTTTGGTGCAGGAGGTTATTTGTTTAAACCATTGGAACATGGCGCCAACATTGTTGTAGAATCTGCAACTAAATGGATCGGTGGCCATGGAACAAGTATTGGCGGGGTTATCGTTGACGGTGGAAATTACAACTGGGGCAATGGGAAATTCCCTCAATTCTCTGAGCCTTCAGAAGGTTATCATGGTTTGGTTTTCAGCGATGTTTTTGGTATCGGCGGACCATTTGGTAACATCCAGTTTATCATCCGTGCCCGTGTGGAAGGATTAAGAGATCTGGGACCTGCCCTATCGCCTTTCAATTCTTTTCTTTTACTACAAGGATTAGAAACTTTATCACTCCGTGTTCAACGCCATGTAGATAATGCCTTAGCATTAGCCACCTGGTTAGAAAACCACCCATTAGTTAAAGAAGTTCAGTACCCTGGCTTAGCCAGCAGTAAATATAACAACCTGGCTAAAAAATATTTAAGCAATGGTTTTGGCGCAGTTTTATCCTTCGAATTAGCTGGAAGCAAAGAAAATGCAACGCAGGTAATTGATAACTTAAAACTGGTATCGCACCTGGCCAATGTAGGTGATGCAAAAACGCTGATCATTCAACCTTCTGCCACAACACACCAGCAATTAAGCGAAACAGAACAATTAGCAGCCGGTGTAAAACCGAACGCGCTGAGGGTTTCTGTAGGCATTGAGCATATTGATGATATTAAAGCGGATTTCGAACAGGCATTTGCAACCATTAATGCTACAGTTCCAGCAGAGAATTTACAAGCCTAA
- a CDS encoding homoserine O-acetyltransferase (product_source=KO:K00641; cath_funfam=3.40.50.1820; cog=COG2021; ko=KO:K00641; pfam=PF00561; superfamily=53474; tigrfam=TIGR01392), with amino-acid sequence MHNSKNDNVKSNSGNFASTYSYNKQFKLESGKKIRNLQVAYQTYGKLNANKDNVIWVCHALTANADVFEWWEGLFGENALFNPEEHYIVCANVLGSHYGSTNPLSTNPVTGLPYYLSFPQFTIRDLVSAHQLLASHLGIDYIKLLIGGSLGGQQAVEWSISEPNKIENLILIATNAAHSPWGIAFNESQRLAITTDRTFYANQPNGGSKGLKTARSIALLSYRTYSAYGSTQVESINDKTDNFRSSSYQNYQGEKLINRFNAYSYYYLTKAMDSHNVGRNRKSIADALKLITANTLVIGIENDVLFPLSEQKYLADHIPGAEFSALHSDYGHDGFLIETDALTNVIGNFIKESRNKKIIKLQHTA; translated from the coding sequence ATGCATAACAGTAAAAACGACAATGTAAAATCCAATTCGGGGAATTTTGCGTCAACATATAGTTATAATAAACAGTTCAAATTAGAGAGCGGAAAAAAAATCCGTAACCTGCAAGTTGCATATCAAACTTATGGCAAATTAAATGCAAATAAAGATAATGTGATTTGGGTTTGCCATGCACTTACTGCCAATGCTGATGTTTTTGAATGGTGGGAAGGTTTGTTCGGTGAAAATGCTTTGTTCAATCCGGAAGAACATTATATTGTTTGTGCTAATGTTTTAGGTTCACATTACGGCAGTACAAACCCATTAAGTACTAATCCCGTAACCGGCTTACCTTATTATCTTTCGTTTCCACAGTTTACCATCCGCGATTTAGTGTCGGCACACCAGTTATTGGCTTCGCATTTAGGTATTGATTATATTAAATTATTAATCGGAGGTTCTTTAGGCGGGCAACAAGCTGTTGAGTGGAGCATTTCTGAGCCGAATAAAATCGAAAACCTGATCTTGATTGCCACTAATGCAGCACATTCTCCATGGGGAATTGCATTTAACGAAAGTCAGCGTTTGGCCATTACTACCGATAGAACTTTTTATGCCAACCAACCAAACGGTGGTAGCAAAGGTTTAAAAACTGCCCGTAGCATTGCACTTTTAAGTTATAGAACCTACAGCGCTTACGGCAGTACACAGGTAGAAAGCATAAACGATAAAACCGACAATTTCAGGTCGTCTTCTTATCAGAACTATCAGGGAGAAAAACTGATCAACCGTTTTAACGCTTACAGTTATTATTATTTAACCAAAGCAATGGACAGCCACAATGTGGGCCGTAACCGCAAAAGTATTGCCGATGCACTAAAATTAATTACGGCAAATACTTTGGTAATCGGGATAGAAAATGACGTCTTGTTTCCTTTATCGGAGCAAAAATACCTGGCTGATCATATCCCAGGAGCAGAATTTAGTGCCTTGCACTCAGATTATGGTCACGACGGATTTTTAATCGAAACTGATGCTTTGACTAATGTAATTGGAAACTTCATCAAGGAAAGCCGGAATAAAAAGATAATCAAATTGCAGCATACTGCCTAG
- a CDS encoding homoserine dehydrogenase (product_source=KO:K00003; cath_funfam=3.30.360.10,3.40.50.720; cog=COG0460; ko=KO:K00003; pfam=PF00742,PF03447; superfamily=51735,55347) → MSKNLKIGLFGFGVVGQGLLDIIQSQNLNLEIIKIAIKDPRKKRTLNKDLFTTDRNEILNNTEINTIVELINDADAAYEIVTTALKNGKNVVSANKKMIATHLKELVDLQQEYGTSLLYEGAVCGSIPIIRNLEEYYDNELFHALSGIFNGSSNYILSKIFNENQSYDSALKEAQDLGFAETDPILDVGGYDPKYKLAIATAHAYGLFVNPDAILNIGIQNLSKHDIKYAREKNFKIKLVPTARKVNTKDIVTYVLPKLVAKDDFLYNVENEYNAVAVQAAFADKQFFYGKGAGGHPTGAAVLSDIAALRYDYRYEYKKYHSENGVKHTEEILLEIYLRYADEDLITLLEFDNISERYAASSYKYVVGTVKLERLIKNRDLLLDESVFVAYTGRQIYKQEQLSENVFAKELASL, encoded by the coding sequence ATGAGTAAGAATTTAAAAATCGGTTTATTTGGTTTCGGTGTTGTAGGACAAGGTTTGTTGGATATTATCCAAAGCCAGAACCTGAACCTGGAGATCATTAAAATTGCAATAAAAGACCCGAGAAAGAAGCGTACCCTTAATAAGGATCTGTTTACTACTGATCGGAACGAAATACTGAACAATACAGAAATTAATACCATTGTAGAATTAATTAATGATGCCGATGCTGCTTACGAAATTGTAACCACTGCATTAAAAAACGGCAAAAATGTTGTTTCTGCCAATAAAAAAATGATCGCCACACACTTAAAAGAGCTGGTAGATCTACAACAAGAGTATGGTACTTCTTTATTGTATGAAGGGGCCGTTTGTGGCAGTATTCCAATTATCCGTAACTTGGAAGAGTATTATGACAATGAATTATTCCATGCGTTGAGTGGAATTTTTAATGGTTCATCTAATTACATACTGTCGAAAATATTTAATGAGAACCAAAGTTACGACTCGGCTTTAAAAGAAGCACAAGATTTAGGTTTCGCAGAAACCGATCCGATTTTGGATGTGGGAGGTTACGATCCGAAATATAAACTGGCTATTGCTACAGCACACGCATATGGTTTATTTGTAAACCCTGATGCCATTTTAAACATCGGTATACAGAACCTTTCTAAGCACGACATTAAATATGCGCGTGAGAAAAACTTTAAAATTAAATTGGTTCCTACGGCACGTAAAGTGAATACAAAAGATATCGTAACTTATGTACTACCGAAGCTGGTAGCTAAAGATGATTTCCTTTACAATGTAGAAAACGAGTACAATGCAGTTGCAGTTCAGGCGGCTTTTGCTGATAAACAGTTTTTCTATGGTAAAGGTGCTGGAGGCCACCCTACTGGTGCTGCTGTACTTTCTGACATTGCTGCTTTGCGTTACGATTACCGTTACGAGTATAAAAAATACCACTCAGAAAATGGTGTTAAACATACCGAAGAAATTTTATTGGAGATTTACCTACGTTATGCGGATGAAGATCTGATTACATTGTTGGAATTTGACAACATCAGCGAACGTTATGCTGCAAGCAGCTATAAATATGTGGTTGGAACAGTTAAGCTGGAGCGTTTAATTAAAAACCGCGATTTGCTTTTGGATGAATCTGTTTTTGTGGCTTACACAGGCAGACAGATTTACAAACAAGAGCAATTGAGTGAGAATGTTTTTGCCAAGGAATTGGCAAGCCTATAA
- a CDS encoding hypothetical protein (product_source=Hypo-rule applied; superfamily=50814) — protein sequence MRNILMLLAVLSLFSCVNKDAGKKDSDLDIQGTWQLLSATTIENGTSQTTDYSGKLKMIKMFNHTHFAFLKHSLNPKDTSSFDAGGGSFVLDKDDYTEHLEYYKNKDWEGKTFKFKLAIHKDTLIQKGIEKVEKAGVDRVIIEKYIKVK from the coding sequence ATGAGAAACATTTTAATGCTATTGGCAGTGCTTTCATTATTTTCTTGTGTTAACAAAGATGCAGGCAAAAAAGATTCAGATCTTGATATTCAGGGTACCTGGCAATTATTATCGGCTACAACCATCGAAAATGGAACAAGCCAAACAACAGATTATTCTGGCAAGCTGAAAATGATCAAGATGTTTAATCACACACATTTTGCATTTTTGAAACATAGCCTTAATCCTAAAGATACCAGCAGTTTCGATGCTGGTGGTGGAAGCTTTGTATTAGATAAAGACGATTATACCGAGCATTTAGAATATTATAAAAACAAAGATTGGGAAGGCAAGACTTTTAAGTTTAAACTCGCCATCCATAAAGATACTTTGATTCAGAAAGGCATTGAGAAAGTAGAAAAAGCAGGGGTAGACCGGGTGATAATTGAAAAATACATTAAGGTAAAATAA